In Octopus bimaculoides isolate UCB-OBI-ISO-001 chromosome 27, ASM119413v2, whole genome shotgun sequence, one DNA window encodes the following:
- the LOC106882777 gene encoding zinc finger protein OZF, protein MDDVNLLNTSKTTSVNASDLKKHKSLHKKKKQIDCEICGKSFHHKSYLVVHKRRHTGENPFHCEICGKSFAMSGTLTRHKRMHTGEKFYHCEICGKSYSKNIHLVVHKCSHTGEKPFHCEECGRSFVTNSSLTKHKRTHTGDKPFHCEICGKTFARNFRLVIHRRTHTGEKPFHCEICGMSFIENSSLIRHKRIHTGERPFHCEVCGKSFPQNAQLVTHIRIHTGEKPFHCEICEKSFITNSKLKVHLRFHTGEKLFHCDICGKGFVHHSKYVAHMGIHTGEKPFCCEICAKSFTDKTHLVVHKRTHTGEKPFHCEVCGKSFATNTHLVLHKKIHTSEKAFICEKCGNSFNEKSHYVAHKRTHSGVKAFYCEICGKSFSSPYNVIVHTRSHTGERPYHCETCEKSFICKSHLNKHKQIHSGEKPFNNET, encoded by the coding sequence ATGGACGATGTTAACCTTTTGAACACTTCTAAAACAACTTCTGTGAATGCCAGTGATTTAAAGAAACACAAAAGTTTacacaagaagaagaaacagattgactgtgaaatatgtggaaaatcatttcaTCATAAATCTTATCTTGTTGTTCACAAACGTAGACACACGGGGGAAAATCCCttccactgtgaaatctgtggaaaatcatttgcCATGAGTGGTACATTAACGAGGCACAAACGAATGCATACTGGGGAAAAATTTTATCATTGCGAAATCTGCGGAAAGTcatattcaaaaaatattcacCTTGTTGTCCACAAATGCAGCCACACGGGAGAAAAACCGTTCCACTGTGAAGAATGTGGAAGATCCTTTGTCACTAACAGTTCCTTAACAAAGCATAAAAGGACACACACCGGAGATAAacctttccactgtgaaatatgtggaaaaacaTTTGCTCGGAATTTCAGGCTTGTTATCCACAGACGTACTCACACTGGGGAAAAgcccttccactgtgaaatatgtggaatgTCGTTTATTGAGAATAGTTCGTTAATACGGCATAAACgaattcacactggagaaagacCTTTCCACTGTGAAGTGTGTGGGAAATCTTTCCCACAGAACGCACAGCTTGTAActcacatacgtattcacactggagagaaacctttccactgtgaaatatgtgagaaaaGTTTTATCACAAATAGTAAATTAAAAGTTCACTTAAGATTTCACACTGGGGAAAAACTGTTTCACTGCGATATTTGTGGGAAAGGTTTTGTGCATCATTCTAAATATGTTGCCCATATGGGTATTCACACCGGAGAAAAACCTTTCTGTTGTGAAATATGTGCGAAATCTTTCACTGATAAGACACATCTAGTTGTTCACAAAAGaacacacactggagaaaaacccttccactgtgaagtatgtggaaaatcatttgcTACGAATACTCACCTTGTACTTCACAAGAAAATACACACAAGCGAAAAAGCTTTTATTTGTGAAAAATGTGgtaattcattcaatgaaaaGTCACATTATGTTGCTCACAAAAGAACACACAGTGGAGTAAAAGCATTCTATTGTGAGATATGTGGAAAATCCTTCTCAAGTCCATATAATGTTATAGTTCACACTCGTAGTCATACTGGAGAAAGGCCCTATCATTGTGAAACATGTGAGaaatcatttatttgtaaaaGTCATTTGAATaagcataaacaaatacacagtgGAGAGAAGCCTTTTAATAATGAAACATGA